A genomic segment from uncultured Marinifilum sp. encodes:
- a CDS encoding ATP-binding protein, with product MALELTNLKESNEFLNILFENITSAIFIVDESIRVNNFNDSFSILFEKREEQIMGKLCGNAIGCSFAVEANADCGTTPYCKTCTLRKNIIKTMSQKIPIYKQSLSREFYGTKNKNTKHFIYTTKYIRYHDKNYILIIVDDHTELEERKKRLEDQNKTLQILSEQKSKFLGIAAHDLRNPIGAINSFSEILLESENEFPKEEKEELLTLIKDSSNFSLHLLNDLLDISKIELGKLELEKSINDIEETTKHVIKINKVFARKKNISFKFESKLKTKLLSFDKSKIEQVLHNLISNAIKYSNPDTNILISIIENSSNISISIKDQGVGIPENELSKLFTEFGKTSAKTTANESSTGLGLAIAKKIVIGHGGKIIAKSKLGKGSEFLFTLPK from the coding sequence ATGGCTTTAGAATTAACGAACCTAAAAGAATCTAACGAATTTCTCAATATTTTATTTGAAAATATCACTTCTGCTATTTTTATTGTTGATGAATCAATACGAGTAAATAATTTTAATGATTCTTTTTCCATCCTATTTGAGAAAAGAGAAGAACAAATTATGGGGAAATTATGTGGTAACGCAATTGGTTGTTCATTTGCTGTTGAAGCCAATGCTGATTGTGGAACTACGCCTTACTGTAAAACCTGTACGCTAAGAAAAAATATTATTAAAACGATGTCTCAAAAAATTCCAATTTACAAACAGAGTTTAAGCCGGGAATTTTATGGTACCAAGAACAAAAACACCAAACACTTCATATACACCACTAAATATATTCGTTATCACGATAAAAATTACATTCTAATAATAGTAGATGATCATACTGAATTAGAAGAACGAAAAAAAAGGCTTGAAGATCAAAACAAAACCTTACAAATACTGAGTGAACAAAAATCTAAATTCTTAGGAATTGCCGCTCATGATCTTCGAAATCCTATTGGTGCAATTAACTCCTTTTCAGAAATTTTACTCGAATCAGAAAATGAATTTCCAAAAGAGGAAAAAGAAGAACTTTTAACTTTAATAAAAGATAGTAGTAATTTTTCACTTCATTTACTTAACGATTTATTAGATATCTCAAAAATAGAATTAGGAAAACTTGAACTAGAAAAAAGTATTAATGATATAGAAGAAACAACCAAACACGTTATTAAAATAAATAAGGTATTTGCACGTAAAAAAAACATTTCCTTTAAATTCGAATCTAAGCTTAAAACAAAACTCTTAAGTTTTGATAAAAGTAAAATTGAGCAGGTACTACATAATTTAATCAGTAATGCAATAAAATATTCAAATCCAGATACAAATATATTAATTTCAATTATTGAAAATAGTTCAAACATAAGCATTTCAATAAAAGATCAGGGAGTAGGAATACCTGAAAATGAACTTTCAAAGTTATTTACTGAATTTGGCAAAACAAGTGCAAAAACAACTGCTAACGAAAGTAGTACAGGCTTAGGACTAGCAATTGCTAAGAAAATTGTTATTGGCCATGGAGGCAAAATAATTGCGAAGAGCAAATTAGGCAAAGGTTCTGAATTTTTATTTACTTTGCCAAAGTAA
- the groL gene encoding chaperonin GroEL (60 kDa chaperone family; promotes refolding of misfolded polypeptides especially under stressful conditions; forms two stacked rings of heptamers to form a barrel-shaped 14mer; ends can be capped by GroES; misfolded proteins enter the barrel where they are refolded when GroES binds), with protein sequence MAKEIKFNIEARDLLKKGVDELANAVKVTLGPKGRNVVIDRKFGAPQITKDGVSVAKEIELSDPGANMGAQMVKEVASKTGDDAGDGTTTATVLAQSIINVGLKNVTAGANPMDLKRGIDTAVAAVVANIKEQSQIIGEDSDKIQQVAQISANNDKKVGALIADAFKAVTKEGVITVEEAKGTETHVKVVEGMQFDRGYISPYFITDGDKMEADLENPFILLYDKKISTMKELMSVLEPAAQAGRPLMIIAEDVEGEALATLVVNRLRGSLKVAAVKAPGFGDRRKEMLEDIAILTGGVVISEEKGMKLEQATLDMLGQSEKITIDKENTTIVNGAGDKATIDARVAQIKTLIENSTSDYDTEKLQERLAKLAGGVAVLYVGAASEVEMKEKKDRVDDALSATRAAVEEGIVPGGGVAYIRAISALEGLKGENEDETTGIEIIKRAVEEPLRQIVANAGGEGAVVVDKVKAGEKDFGYNARMDVYQNLFEAGVIDPAKVSRVALENAASIAGMFLTTECVLIDEPEETPPMAPPAMGGGMPGMM encoded by the coding sequence ATGGCTAAAGAAATAAAATTCAATATTGAAGCTCGCGACTTACTAAAAAAAGGTGTTGACGAGTTGGCAAATGCAGTTAAAGTAACCTTAGGACCAAAAGGTAGAAATGTTGTTATCGATCGTAAATTCGGTGCTCCACAAATTACTAAAGATGGTGTAAGCGTTGCTAAAGAAATCGAATTATCAGATCCAGGTGCAAATATGGGTGCACAAATGGTAAAAGAAGTTGCTTCAAAAACTGGCGACGATGCAGGTGATGGTACAACTACAGCTACTGTATTAGCTCAGTCGATTATTAATGTTGGTTTGAAAAACGTTACTGCAGGTGCAAATCCAATGGACTTGAAACGTGGTATCGATACTGCAGTAGCAGCTGTGGTAGCAAACATTAAAGAGCAATCGCAAATTATTGGTGAAGATTCAGATAAAATTCAGCAGGTAGCGCAAATATCAGCCAATAATGATAAAAAAGTTGGAGCATTAATTGCCGATGCTTTTAAAGCTGTAACTAAAGAAGGAGTTATTACTGTAGAGGAAGCAAAAGGGACCGAAACTCACGTTAAAGTGGTTGAAGGTATGCAGTTTGATCGTGGTTATATTTCTCCATATTTTATTACCGATGGCGATAAAATGGAAGCTGATTTAGAGAATCCATTTATTTTATTGTACGATAAAAAAATATCTACAATGAAAGAGTTAATGTCGGTATTGGAACCAGCAGCTCAGGCAGGCCGTCCTTTAATGATTATTGCTGAAGATGTGGAAGGTGAAGCTTTGGCTACTTTGGTTGTAAACCGTTTAAGAGGTTCTCTTAAGGTTGCTGCTGTTAAAGCTCCAGGTTTTGGCGATAGAAGAAAAGAAATGTTGGAAGATATTGCTATTCTAACCGGAGGTGTTGTAATTTCTGAAGAAAAAGGAATGAAATTAGAGCAAGCTACTTTAGATATGCTTGGTCAGTCTGAGAAGATTACAATCGATAAAGAAAATACAACTATTGTAAATGGTGCTGGCGATAAAGCTACCATAGATGCTCGTGTTGCTCAAATCAAAACATTGATTGAAAACTCAACATCTGATTACGATACAGAAAAACTACAGGAAAGATTGGCTAAATTAGCTGGTGGTGTAGCTGTACTTTACGTAGGAGCTGCTTCTGAAGTTGAAATGAAAGAAAAGAAAGACCGTGTTGATGATGCATTAAGTGCTACTCGTGCGGCAGTAGAAGAAGGAATTGTTCCTGGTGGTGGTGTTGCATATATTCGTGCAATTTCGGCTTTAGAAGGTCTTAAAGGAGAAAATGAGGACGAAACAACAGGTATCGAAATTATTAAGCGTGCTGTTGAAGAGCCATTACGTCAGATTGTAGCTAATGCAGGTGGTGAAGGTGCTGTTGTTGTTGATAAAGTTAAAGCCGGAGAAAAAGATTTTGGGTACAATGCTCGTATGGATGTGTATCAGAATTTATTCGAAGCTGGAGTTATCGATCCTGCTAAAGTATCTCGTGTAGCTCTTGAGAATGCTGCATCAATTGCAGGTATGTTCTTAACTACCGAGTGTGTGTTAATCGACGAACCAGAAGAAACTCCTCCAATGGCTCCTCCAGCAATGGGTGGTGGAATGCCAGGTATGATGTAA
- the secG gene encoding preprotein translocase subunit SecG — protein sequence MYTIVSVLILIVCVLLVLIVLVQNSKGGGLASNFSSSNQIMGVKKTTDFLEKATWGLAVALLLLCLGSVLTIDKEEVREDRSAIEQQLQEQETTPEMPAFPTDAAVTSQDTAN from the coding sequence ATGTATACCATTGTTTCAGTATTGATTTTAATTGTTTGTGTGCTATTGGTGTTAATCGTATTAGTACAAAACTCAAAAGGAGGTGGATTAGCATCTAACTTTTCGTCTTCTAATCAGATTATGGGGGTTAAAAAAACTACCGATTTTCTTGAAAAAGCAACTTGGGGTTTAGCTGTAGCTTTATTACTTCTTTGTCTTGGTTCAGTGTTAACAATCGATAAAGAGGAAGTAAGAGAAGACAGGTCTGCAATAGAACAACAATTGCAAGAACAGGAAACTACTCCTGAAATGCCTGCTTTCCCAACAGATGCTGCAGTAACTTCACAGGATACAGCAAATTAA
- a CDS encoding LptE family protein has product MNKIKFIIISIAIAAVFTACKVSYSFTGGTLSTSVKTFSVQYFPNRAPLVNPNLSDQFVEELKEKFRNQTSLDEIVDAEGHLNFEGEITGYRTQALDIKADEIAATNRLTVTIKVRFTNEIESENDFDKSFSAFADYDSTKQLTDVEDSLLEEILEQIIDDIYNEAVVNW; this is encoded by the coding sequence ATGAATAAGATTAAGTTTATAATAATAAGTATTGCTATAGCTGCTGTTTTTACTGCCTGCAAAGTATCCTACTCTTTTACCGGAGGTACCTTATCAACGAGTGTAAAAACTTTTTCGGTACAATATTTTCCAAATCGTGCTCCTTTGGTTAATCCAAACTTAAGCGATCAATTTGTAGAAGAATTAAAAGAAAAATTTAGAAATCAGACATCTTTAGACGAAATTGTAGATGCAGAAGGTCATCTTAATTTTGAGGGAGAGATAACTGGTTATAGAACTCAGGCATTAGATATTAAAGCTGATGAAATTGCAGCGACCAACCGTTTAACGGTAACTATAAAAGTTCGTTTTACCAACGAAATAGAAAGTGAAAACGACTTTGATAAGAGTTTTTCTGCTTTTGCCGATTACGATAGTACAAAGCAGTTAACCGATGTTGAAGATTCATTATTAGAAGAAATTTTAGAACAAATTATTGATGATATTTACAACGAAGCAGTTGTAAACTGGTAA
- a CDS encoding co-chaperone GroES produces the protein MAELKGKILAGKILVEPTAVEEKTASGIIIPDSAKEKPLKGKVVLTGADKTDEPMEIKVGDVVFYGKYSGTELEINNEDYLLMSQSDILYIV, from the coding sequence ATGGCAGAATTAAAAGGTAAAATTCTTGCGGGAAAGATCTTAGTTGAGCCAACCGCAGTTGAGGAAAAAACTGCAAGTGGTATTATTATTCCAGACTCAGCAAAGGAAAAACCATTAAAGGGGAAAGTTGTTTTAACAGGTGCTGATAAAACTGACGAGCCTATGGAGATCAAAGTAGGAGATGTTGTTTTCTATGGTAAATATTCGGGTACAGAGTTAGAAATTAACAACGAAGATTATTTGTTAATGTCACAGTCGGATATTTTATACATTGTTTAA
- the kdsB gene encoding 3-deoxy-manno-octulosonate cytidylyltransferase, which produces MKFLGIIPARYASTRFPGKPLADINGKPMIQRVYEQTSLAIKEVWVATDDERIKKTVESFGGNVIMTSADHQSGTDRIAEAVSKILETTSNKHDVVINIQGDEPFIQPEQIKAVMKCFNNSSTQIATLVKAISKQNEIFDPNKVKAVISNEKKALYFSRSAIPYLRGIEKDKWLEKGIFYKHIGMYAYKLETLMEITNLSQTPLELSESLEQLRWLENGYWIQTEITSHESIGIDTPEDLERIKKMGLL; this is translated from the coding sequence ATGAAATTTTTAGGAATTATTCCCGCCAGGTATGCATCCACAAGATTCCCTGGAAAACCTCTTGCCGATATTAATGGTAAACCAATGATTCAGCGAGTATACGAACAAACTAGCTTAGCAATAAAAGAAGTTTGGGTAGCTACTGACGATGAGAGAATAAAAAAAACAGTAGAATCTTTTGGTGGAAATGTAATTATGACCTCTGCTGATCACCAAAGTGGAACTGATAGAATAGCTGAAGCCGTTTCTAAAATTTTAGAAACAACATCAAATAAGCACGATGTTGTAATTAATATACAAGGCGACGAGCCATTTATTCAACCAGAACAGATAAAAGCTGTAATGAAGTGCTTTAATAACTCTTCTACACAAATTGCAACTTTGGTTAAAGCAATTTCAAAACAAAACGAAATTTTTGATCCCAATAAAGTAAAAGCAGTTATTAGTAATGAAAAAAAAGCACTTTACTTTAGTCGTTCTGCAATTCCTTATTTACGAGGAATAGAAAAAGACAAGTGGCTAGAAAAAGGTATTTTTTACAAACATATCGGAATGTATGCTTATAAATTAGAAACACTAATGGAAATAACTAATTTAAGTCAAACTCCACTCGAATTATCCGAATCCCTCGAACAATTAAGATGGCTGGAAAATGGTTATTGGATACAAACCGAAATAACCTCTCATGAATCGATAGGGATAGACACTCCCGAAGATTTGGAAAGAATTAAGAAAATGG
- a CDS encoding sigma-54 dependent transcriptional regulator, with translation MDVQKIKQRFGIIGRTNELNRALDIAVQVAPTDLSVLITGESGTGKEVFPQIIHQFSARKHAPYIPVNCGAIPEGTIDSELFGHEKGAFTGALSDRKGYFEVANKGTIFLDEIGELPLSTQVRLLRVLETGEFIKVGSSKVLKTDVRVVAATNVNIPVSVREGRFREDLYYRLNTVPISMPPLRERQEDIHLLFRKFAQDFAERYRMPPLRLEEGAQQVLKSYRWPGNIRQLKNITEQISIIEKERLISAVNLQTYLPVNDEQLLPAIYTDSKKQDQSFSSEREILYQVLFDMKKDMSDLKKLVFDLMQKSGDSTDLQKDNAVLIRKLYEDQDVDILQHQSVQQAAVNISTDNNSVIQDTEVFVEESLSLEEKEIELIKKALEKHNGKRKYAAQDLGISERTLYRKIKEYEIN, from the coding sequence ATGGATGTACAAAAAATTAAGCAGAGATTTGGAATTATTGGTAGAACTAATGAACTAAATCGTGCACTTGATATTGCAGTACAGGTAGCTCCTACTGATTTATCTGTATTGATAACTGGTGAAAGTGGAACTGGAAAAGAAGTGTTTCCGCAAATAATACATCAGTTTAGTGCTCGTAAGCATGCACCGTATATTCCTGTTAATTGTGGTGCTATTCCTGAGGGTACTATTGATTCGGAATTATTTGGACACGAAAAAGGTGCTTTTACAGGAGCCTTATCCGATAGAAAGGGATACTTTGAAGTGGCCAACAAGGGAACTATTTTTCTGGATGAAATTGGAGAATTGCCTTTATCTACGCAAGTACGATTATTACGGGTATTGGAGACTGGTGAATTTATTAAAGTAGGATCCTCAAAGGTTTTAAAAACTGATGTTAGAGTTGTAGCTGCTACCAATGTGAATATTCCTGTTTCGGTAAGAGAAGGTAGGTTTAGAGAAGATCTGTATTATCGATTAAATACTGTTCCTATTAGTATGCCGCCCTTGCGTGAAAGACAGGAGGATATTCATCTTTTATTTAGAAAATTTGCCCAAGATTTTGCCGAAAGATATAGAATGCCGCCTTTGCGTTTGGAAGAAGGTGCACAGCAAGTTCTTAAATCGTATCGATGGCCTGGTAATATTCGACAATTAAAAAATATTACTGAGCAAATTTCTATCATAGAGAAAGAAAGGTTGATAAGTGCGGTTAATTTACAGACTTATTTACCTGTAAATGATGAGCAATTGCTACCTGCAATTTATACTGATAGTAAAAAACAGGATCAAAGTTTTTCATCAGAACGAGAAATTCTTTATCAGGTATTGTTCGATATGAAAAAAGATATGTCGGACCTAAAAAAATTAGTATTTGATTTAATGCAGAAAAGCGGAGATTCAACTGATTTGCAGAAAGATAATGCTGTGCTTATTAGGAAGTTGTATGAAGATCAGGATGTTGATATTCTTCAGCATCAGTCTGTACAGCAAGCCGCAGTAAATATTTCTACTGATAATAATTCTGTAATTCAGGATACAGAGGTATTTGTAGAAGAATCTTTATCCTTGGAAGAAAAAGAAATAGAGTTGATTAAGAAAGCCCTTGAAAAACACAATGGGAAACGTAAATATGCTGCTCAGGATTTAGGAATCTCAGAACGTACACTTTATCGTAAAATCAAAGAGTACGAAATCAATTAA